CATGATGATTTGACGTCATCCCCACCTTCCTCCCGGTTAACCCGGGCAGTCTCGCTAGAGTGCTCAACTAAATGGTAGCAACTAACAATAAGGGTTGCGCTCGTTGCGGGACTTAACCCAACATCTCACGACACGAGCTGACGACAACCATGCACCACCTGTCTTCCTGTCACCGAAGTGACTTCCTCGATTAAGAGTAATTCAGGAGATGTCAAGTCTAGGTAAGGTTCTTCGCGTTGCTTCGAATTAAACCACATGCTCCGCTGCTTGTGCGGGCCCCCGTCAATTCCTTTGAGTTTTAATCTTGCGACCGTACTCCCCAGGCGGAATACTTAATGCGTTAGCGGCGGCACGGAGGTCATGACAACCCCCACACCTAGTATTCATCGTTTACGGCGTGGACTACCAGGGTATCTAATCCTGTTTGCTCCCCACGCTTTCGAGCCTCAGTGTCAGTTACAGTCCAGAAAGTCGCCTTCGCCACTGGTATTCTTCCTAATCTCTACGCATTTCACCGCTACACTAGGAATTCTACTTTCCTCTCCTGCACTCTAGATATCCAGTTTGGAATGCAGCACTCAGGTTAAGCCCGAGTATTTCACATCCCACTTAAATATCCACCTACGCTCCCTTTACGCCCAGTAAATCCGGACAACGCTTGCCACCTACGTATTACCGCGGCTGCTGGCACGTAGTTAGCCGTGGCTTCCTCCTCAGGTACCGTCATTATCGTCCCTGAAGACAGAGTTTTACAATCCGAAGACCGTCATCACTCACGCGGCGTTGCTGCATCAGGGTTTCCCCCATTGTGCAATATTCCCCACTGCTGCCTCCCGTAGGAGTCTGGGCCGTGTCTCAGTCCCAATGTGGCCGATCACCCTCTCAGGTCGGCTACGCATCGTCGCCTTGGTGAGCCGTTACCTCACCAACTAGCTAATGCGACGCGGGTCCATCTCATAGCGGATTACTCCTTTAATTGCTGTTTCATGCGAAACTACAATCTTATGCGGTATTAATCTTCCTTTCGGAAGGCTATTCCCCTCTATGAGGCAGGTTACCCACGTGTTACTCACCCGTCCGCCGCTAATCCGCTCCCGAAGGAGCTTCATCGCTCGACTTGCATGTGTTAAGCACGCCGCCAGCGTTCGTCCTGAGCCAGGATCAAACTCTCAATAAAAAGTTTAATCTTAGCTTACTCAAATAAAAATTGCTGGTTTACTTAAATGTACTTATATTATTCTGTTCAATTTTCAAAGACCATTTTCTTTCACAACTTTCGTTGTAACTATTTGTTTTTCTTTGTCGCAATCAAGCAACTCACTTAGTGTATCACTTGGTTTAGATCTTGTCAACAGCTTTCTTTAAAATCTTCTAGACTCTTTTTTCAAAAGGTTCTTATAAAAATTTTTTAAGTTGTTTGTGTCTCTTTGCGACGTCTTTTATCTTAACATTTTATATTTATCATGTCAATGTTTTTATGAAGAAATTATATAATAACTTCATAATAAATAATATCCTGCATAAATTTATATGTTTATTATAAATTATATGCTTTGAAAAATATAATAGCGAATTAGAAAATAGGCATAAAAACATTATATTTATTGTTTTTATGCCTATTTGACAATTATTCCTTTTATTTTAATTTATTGATATTTCCTTTAATAATCAGGCCTCTTCAAAAATAACAATTCAAGACGTCAGTATATTTTGTTTTAGAATAGACTAAAATCTTTGACTTGTTATTTTCTTTGATATAACTTGTCTTTTAATTTCTTATGTTATTTTTTCTTCTTTATAACTAAGGGATACATAACAGATCCAATAAGAGTTTCTCCCTTTCTTATTTCACTGCCTTTATCTGCAATTACATTATCTAACACTGCTTCATCATCAATTATGCTATTTTGCATTATTATACAATCTTTAAGCTTAGTGTTTTTACCTACGTAAACTCTTCTGCCTATTATGCAATTTTCAACAGTTCCTTCAATACGACAACCATTTGCTATTATTGAATTTATAACATTACTCTTATTTGCATAATGAGTTGGAGCTTCATCCTTAGTCTTAGTATAAATAGGTCTCTCTTCATTAAAAATTTCTTTGCTTATCTTTCTATTTAGAAATTCTATATTACTATCATATAACGCTTTAATTGAATTTATGCAATCCAAATGTCCCTTAAATTCATAAGCTCCAACAGTTAAATTATTTAGATTATTATGAATATACTCTTTAACTTTTCTATACATTCCCCTACTTACACATTCGTTTACAATATTTATAAATAAGTCCGCCTTCAATATATACATTTCCATATTAATATTAGCTTTTGAATTTTTTCCTATATTCTCTCCTACGCTTATAACACTTTCTGAGTCATCAAAATTTAATACTCCACAATCACCGAATGCTTCATCTGCATTATTTACTTTTTTGTATACCATTGTAATATCTTTTCCTGTACTCTTATGGTATTCTACCACATCATTATAATCTATATTGCAAATCATATAGCTTGGTGCTAATAATACATATTCTCTTGTACTATGTGTTAAAAATTGTATGTTTTCAGCAAAATTATGAACATCGTCATAAACAGGCTCATCATTTCCAAAATTAAAGACTTTTAATCCATCTTTTTTTCTATTTAGATCCCATGGTCTACCATTCGTTAAATGGTCTATTAATGATCTTGACTTGTTTTTTGTGAAAATACCTATACAGTCAATTCCTGAGTTAGTCATATTAGATAATACGAAATCTATAACTCTATATCTAGCTGCAATTGGAACTGAAGCAAGCGATCTATTTACAACTAGTTCTCCCATTCTATTTTCATTTTCATCTAAATTAATTATACCAATACAATTTTTCATTTCTTTCTCCCCCTTAGCGATTCTTCTAAACAGCCTTGTTATTTTCAATGACTGTACCAACTTTCACTTCTTCTTTTGCTCCAATAATCGCTATTTCATCACCTAAGGAAATTTTGCAATCCTTTCTAACAATAGCACCACTTCCAACAATTGCTTTTTCAATAACTACGTTATCTCCTATTTTGGCATCTGTCATAATTATTGAATCACGAATAATTGAATTTTTACCTATTTGAACACCTTGGAATAATATGCAATTTTCAATTTGTCCATTAACAATGCACCCTTCAACAACAAGCGAATTTGATACCTTTGCATTTTCACCTATATATTGTGCTGGTCTTATTGGATTAACTGAATATATCTTCCAGTCCTCTTCATGTAAATCGAGTTCATTATCTTCCCTGATTAAATCCATATTTGCTTCCCATAAGCTATCTATAGTACCAACATCTTTCCAATATCCTTTAAATGGATATGCAACCATTTTATTTCCATCTCCAAGCATGCTTGGAATTATGTTCATTCCAAAATCATTCTTTGAAGTTTTGTCACCTTCATCTTCTCTTAAATATTTCTTAAGAGTTTTCCAATTAAAAATGTATATTCCCATAGATGCTAAATTATTTTTAGG
The DNA window shown above is from Clostridium beijerinckii and carries:
- the glgD gene encoding glucose-1-phosphate adenylyltransferase subunit GlgD, which translates into the protein MKNCIGIINLDENENRMGELVVNRSLASVPIAARYRVIDFVLSNMTNSGIDCIGIFTKNKSRSLIDHLTNGRPWDLNRKKDGLKVFNFGNDEPVYDDVHNFAENIQFLTHSTREYVLLAPSYMICNIDYNDVVEYHKSTGKDITMVYKKVNNADEAFGDCGVLNFDDSESVISVGENIGKNSKANINMEMYILKADLFINIVNECVSRGMYRKVKEYIHNNLNNLTVGAYEFKGHLDCINSIKALYDSNIEFLNRKISKEIFNEERPIYTKTKDEAPTHYANKSNVINSIIANGCRIEGTVENCIIGRRVYVGKNTKLKDCIIMQNSIIDDEAVLDNVIADKGSEIRKGETLIGSVMYPLVIKKKK
- a CDS encoding glucose-1-phosphate adenylyltransferase, coding for MGKNEMVAMILAGGQGSRLGVLTKKLAKPAVPFGGKYRIIDFPLSNCSNSGIYTVGVLTQYKPLELNAHIGIGEAWDLDRTQGGVSILPPYQEEKGGEWYKGTANAIYQNIEFVDRYDPEYILILSGDHIYKMDYTKMLDFHKEKQAEATIAVIEVSMDEASRFGIMNTREDLSVYEFEEKPKNPKNNLASMGIYIFNWKTLKKYLREDEGDKTSKNDFGMNIIPSMLGDGNKMVAYPFKGYWKDVGTIDSLWEANMDLIREDNELDLHEEDWKIYSVNPIRPAQYIGENAKVSNSLVVEGCIVNGQIENCILFQGVQIGKNSIIRDSIIMTDAKIGDNVVIEKAIVGSGAIVRKDCKISLGDEIAIIGAKEEVKVGTVIENNKAV